A window of Onychostoma macrolepis isolate SWU-2019 chromosome 01, ASM1243209v1, whole genome shotgun sequence contains these coding sequences:
- the LOC131520798 gene encoding B-cell receptor CD22-like produces the protein MSVRMAPRLPLIVLLMIHGVSGAGWGVSYSPSHICALKNSSVIMNCTYTYPTGHKITKVFWTKGPVQGKETPDLSEDHQYSQRLQYLGDKQQNCTFRLSHVTQKDAHVYCFRFITDKPDGKWIGRPGVTLTVTDLQVESPKRVTEGDSVRLTCKSSCALTDGATFIWYRNSQPLTERRDRNNQLLLQSVRREDAGRYSCALHGHTYISPAVHLNVTYPPKSVSVSISPSGEIVEGDSVTLICSSDSNPPALNFSWFKGRTFVGSGKNYRISNISSDHSGEYKCKSRNEHGEKYSAAVTLNVMYPPRNVSVSITGSGEIVEGGSVTLICSSDSNPPALNFSWFKENQSSAVGSGQSFSALQSGRFYCEAHNQHGSQRSDAVTVTVHLGAGTNVFVITAASGGGLFIIIILILFIMRKQKTVKTEDLKMKENDLYSDVSQRVSEPLSEPDTASDALYANVKPSRGTTPESRDTEEMQSTTVQHHRKKETNRPEDSECQYDDIRVHQPDAAVRQSNVQTVEDVSVIYSSVR, from the exons ATGTCGGTCAGAATGGCTCCTCGTCTTCCTCTGATCGTTCTGCTCATGATTCACG GGGTTTCTGGTGCTGGTTGGGGTGTGAGTTACAGTCCTTCACACATCTGTGCACTAAAGAACTCATCAGtgataatgaactgcacttatacataCCCTACTGGACATAAGATCACGAAAGTGTTCTGGACCAAAGGACCTGTACAGGGTAAAGAGACTCCAGATCTGTCTGAGGACCATCAATACAGTCAGAGGCTTCAGTATCTGGGAGATAAACAGCAAAACTGCACCTTCAGACTgagtcatgtgacacagaaaGATGCACACGTGTACTGTTTCAGATTCATCACTGATAAACCTGATGGAAAATGGATTGGTCGTCCAGGAGTGACTCTTACTGTCACAG aTCTTCAGGTGGAGTCTCCTAAGAGAGTGACAGAGGGAGATTCAGTCCGTCTGACATGTAAAAGCAGCTGCGCTCTGACTGACGGAGCAACATTCATCTGGTACAGAAACTCACAGCCATTAACTGAGAGAAGAGACAGAAACAATCAACTCCTGCTGCAGTCAGTCAGAAGAGAGGATGCAGGCAGATATAGCTGTGCTCTACATGGACACACTTACATCTCTCCTGCTGTTCATCTGAACGTCACGT atcCACCAAAGAGTGTCTCAGTGTCCATCAGTCCATCTGGTGAAATagtggagggagattcagtgacTCTGATCTGCAGCAGTGATTCAAACCCACCTGCTCTGAACTTCAGCTGGTTTAAAGGAAGAACATTTGTAGGATCTGGAAAAAACTACAGAATCTCAAACATCAGCTCTGATCACAGTGGAGAATACAAGTGCAAGTCCAGAAATGAACACGGAGAGAAATACTCTGCTGCTGTGACTTTAAACGTCATGT ACCCACCCAGGAACGTCTCTGTGTCTATAACTGGATCTGGTGAAATAGTGGAGGGAGGTTCAGTGACTCTGATCTGCAGCAGTGATTCAAACCCACCTGCTCTGAACTTCAGCTGGTTTAAGGAGAATCAAAGCTCAGCTGTTGGATCTGGACAGAGTTTCAGTGCTCTACAGAGTGGACGCTTCTACTGTGAGGCTCACAATCAACATGGATCTCAGAGATCAGACGCTGTTACTGTCACAG TTCATCTTGGTGCTGGTACGAATGTGTTTGTGATCACAGCAGCATCTGGAGGAGGAttattcatcatcatcatcctcatcctgTTTATAAT GAGGAAACAAAAGACTGTTAAAACTGAAGATCTCAAAATGAAAGAG AATGATCTCTATTCTGACGTGTCACAGAGAGTTTCAGAGCCTCTTTCTGAACCTGATACAGCCAGTGATGCTCTGTATGCCAATGTGAAACCCAGCAGAGGAACAACTCCTGAATCCAGAGATACTGAGGAGATGCAGAGCACAACTGTCCAACATCACCGAAAGAAAGAGACGAACAGACCAGAAGACAGTGAATGTCAGTATGACGATATAAGAGTTCATCAGCCTGATGCTGCCGTGag